One Deinococcus humi genomic window carries:
- a CDS encoding sugar ABC transporter ATP-binding protein, translating to MEHRQPLLLMQGIQKSFSGVPALQDARLSVEPGEVHALIGQNGAGKSTLIKLLTGAYRRDAGSVMFRGKEVAFASPQAAQAGGISTIYQEVNLVGYRSVTENIFLGRELGWGPFLDWRRMNAQAQEVLARFKVRVDVTSPLMSHSVAVQQMVAIARAVSFKSQLVIMDEPTSSLDDREVETLFGVIRQLKAQGVSVVFVSHRLDELYAVCDRVTIMRDGRTVAEQPMAEVSKLQLVARMLGKDTSELRQEGETAFVRGRATSGETLLEARGLHTGTVLQEADFQVRAGEIVGLAGLLGSGRTEAARAVFGADPLLGGEVHMEQQPVKFGSPRDAIRAGLGFCSEDRKIEGIIPDLSVRENLTLALLPALSRGGIVDSRRQAEIVDRFIARLGIKTAGPDQKIRELSGGNQQKVLLARWLCMNPKLLILDEPTRGIDVGAKGEIQALLSELAREGLGVLMISSELEELAEGADLVVVMRDGRSIRELPREALSQDAIMDAMAHGAPGGPSAALPGAPA from the coding sequence GTGGAACACCGTCAACCCCTGCTGCTGATGCAGGGCATTCAGAAAAGTTTCTCGGGCGTCCCTGCCTTGCAGGACGCCCGCCTGAGCGTTGAGCCCGGCGAGGTCCACGCCCTGATCGGCCAGAACGGCGCTGGAAAATCCACCCTGATCAAACTTCTCACCGGGGCCTACCGCCGCGACGCGGGCAGCGTCATGTTCAGGGGAAAGGAGGTGGCGTTCGCCTCTCCGCAGGCGGCTCAGGCTGGCGGCATCAGCACCATCTATCAGGAAGTCAATCTGGTGGGCTATCGCAGCGTCACCGAGAACATCTTTCTGGGGCGCGAACTTGGCTGGGGTCCTTTTCTCGACTGGCGCCGCATGAACGCGCAGGCGCAGGAAGTTTTGGCCCGGTTCAAGGTCCGCGTGGACGTGACCAGCCCGCTGATGTCCCACAGCGTCGCCGTGCAGCAGATGGTCGCGATCGCCCGCGCCGTGTCGTTCAAAAGCCAGCTGGTCATCATGGACGAGCCGACCTCCTCCCTGGATGACCGTGAGGTCGAAACGCTGTTCGGAGTCATCCGGCAGCTCAAGGCGCAAGGCGTCTCGGTGGTGTTTGTCTCGCACCGGCTGGACGAACTGTACGCAGTATGTGACCGCGTCACGATCATGCGTGACGGCCGGACGGTGGCCGAGCAGCCCATGGCCGAGGTCAGCAAGCTGCAACTGGTGGCCAGGATGCTGGGCAAGGACACCAGCGAGCTGCGTCAGGAGGGCGAAACCGCCTTTGTGCGGGGCCGCGCGACCTCGGGCGAAACACTGCTGGAAGCGCGGGGACTGCACACCGGCACGGTGCTTCAGGAGGCCGACTTTCAGGTGCGGGCCGGAGAGATCGTCGGCCTCGCCGGCCTGCTGGGCTCAGGGCGGACGGAGGCGGCGCGGGCGGTCTTCGGGGCCGATCCGCTGCTGGGCGGCGAGGTCCACATGGAGCAGCAGCCCGTGAAGTTCGGCTCGCCGCGCGACGCCATCCGGGCCGGGTTGGGTTTCTGTTCGGAAGATCGCAAGATCGAGGGCATCATTCCCGACCTTTCGGTGCGCGAGAACCTGACGCTGGCCCTGCTGCCCGCTCTGTCGAGGGGCGGCATCGTGGATTCGCGACGTCAGGCCGAGATTGTGGACCGGTTCATCGCGCGTCTGGGCATCAAGACAGCCGGCCCGGACCAGAAAATTCGTGAACTGTCCGGGGGCAACCAGCAGAAGGTGCTGCTGGCGCGCTGGCTGTGCATGAACCCCAAACTGCTGATTCTGGATGAGCCCACCCGGGGCATCGATGTGGGGGCCAAAGGCGAAATTCAGGCCCTGCTGAGCGAACTGGCCCGCGAAGGCCTGGGGGTCCTGATGATCAGCAGTGAGCTGGAGGAACTGGCCGAAGGGGCGGACCTGGTGGTGGTAATGCGCGATGGGCGCAGCATCCGCGAACTGCCCCGCGAGGCGCTGAGCCAGGACGCCATCATGGACGCCATGGCCCACGGCGCTCCTGGTGGGCCCAGCGCCGCCCTGCCTGGAGCGCCGGCATGA
- a CDS encoding ABC transporter substrate-binding protein, which produces MNRSRPAITLTLALALTGVTVFAVAQSLPKLAQKTVYKVGFAQTESNNPWRIAQTKSMQDEAKRLGHQLVYTDAAGSAAKQVSDVDSMIAQRVDAIFLAPREEKPLAAAVKKARAAGIPVILLDRNVDQKLAKAGSDYVTFIGSDFIEEGRRVGNWLAKNKKGEARIIQLLGTTGSSPANDRRKGFEDAIKGKADMRILASQTGDFARDKGRQVMETLLQANPTVNVVYAHNDEMAIGAIAALEAAGKKPGKDVMVLSIDGGREIVKLLVDGKVNYVVECNPKFGPKAFETLKDYAAGKTIPAKIINPDREFTSANAKSLLDSAY; this is translated from the coding sequence ATGAACAGAAGCCGTCCTGCAATCACGTTGACCCTGGCCCTCGCCTTGACGGGCGTCACGGTGTTCGCCGTGGCCCAGAGCCTGCCGAAACTGGCCCAGAAGACGGTCTACAAGGTGGGCTTTGCCCAGACCGAGAGCAACAACCCCTGGCGCATTGCGCAGACCAAGAGCATGCAGGATGAGGCAAAGCGCTTGGGGCATCAGCTGGTGTATACCGACGCAGCTGGTTCGGCGGCCAAACAGGTGTCCGATGTCGACAGCATGATCGCCCAGCGCGTCGACGCCATCTTCCTGGCGCCGCGTGAGGAAAAGCCCCTGGCCGCCGCGGTCAAGAAAGCACGCGCGGCCGGCATTCCGGTCATTCTGTTGGACCGTAACGTGGACCAGAAGCTGGCCAAGGCCGGCAGTGACTACGTGACGTTTATCGGCAGCGATTTCATCGAGGAAGGCCGGCGCGTCGGCAACTGGCTGGCCAAGAACAAGAAGGGCGAGGCGCGCATTATCCAGCTGCTGGGCACCACCGGCTCCTCGCCGGCCAATGACCGCCGCAAAGGCTTCGAGGACGCCATCAAGGGCAAGGCGGACATGCGGATCCTGGCATCGCAGACCGGTGACTTTGCCCGGGACAAGGGCCGGCAGGTAATGGAAACCCTGCTGCAGGCCAACCCCACAGTCAACGTGGTCTATGCCCACAACGACGAAATGGCCATTGGCGCCATCGCTGCGCTGGAGGCAGCCGGCAAGAAACCCGGCAAGGACGTCATGGTGCTCTCCATTGACGGCGGCCGCGAGATTGTGAAGCTGCTGGTCGACGGCAAGGTGAACTACGTCGTGGAGTGCAATCCCAAGTTCGGGCCCAAAGCCTTTGAGACTCTCAAGGACTACGCGGCGGGCAAGACCATCCCCGCCAAGATCATCAACCCGGACCGCGAGTTCACCAGCGCGAACGCCAAATCGCTGCTCGACAGCGCGTACTGA